The genome window TACGTAGAATCACTGTAATTTTTGGTACAGTTGCTTCTGAGTATGCATAAAGGATTTTCGCTCCGTGACGGATGATTCCACCATGCTCTTGTTTAACGCCTGGGAAGAAGCCAGAAACGTCTTCAAATGTGATGATTGGTATATTGTAAGCATCACAAGTACGGATGAAGCGAGCAGCTTTGTCCGAAGAATCAATATCTAACCCACCAGCTAGTACTTTAGGTTGGTTACATACAAGGCCAACTGATTCTCCAGCAATACGCGCGAAAGCAACTACTACGTTTTTCGCAAATTCTGAGTGAACTTCCATAAAGGAACCTTCGTCCACTACTTGCTCGACTACTTTACGTACATCATAAGGACGTGTAGTTTCGATTGGTACAGCATCCACGATTTCTGGACGATAGTCATCACCCTCTGGACGTGCCTGACGTGGAGCTTTTTCTTTATTATTTTGTGGTAAGTAGCTTAATAGTTTCTTAATTTGATCAATCGCTGCTTCTTCAGATGGTGCGCGGAAGTGTGCGTTACCACTTACAGCGTTGTTTACTTTAGAACCACCTAAATCTTCAGCAGAGATTTTTTCACCTGTTACCGTTTCGATAACTTTAGGTCCTGTAATAAACATTTGAGATGTTTTATCAACCATTAGAATGAAGTCTGTAATTGCTGGAGAATATACCGCTCCACCAGCACATGGTCCCATGATAACTGAGATTTGTGGAATTACCCCAGAGTAGATTGCATTACGATAGAAAATATGACCATAACCATCAAGTGAAAGTACACCCTCTTGAATACGAGCACCACCTGAATCATTAATACCGATGAATGGTGTACCATTTTTTGCAGCTAGGTCCATCACTGTTGCCATTTTTTTGGCATGCATTTCACCAAGCGCTCCACCAAATACTGTGAAATCTTGAGAGAATAAGTATACTGGACGTCCATTAATTTTACCGAAACCAGTTACTACACCATCACCAGGACCTTCCATTTTGTCCATGCCGAAGTCTACTGTACGGTGTGTAATGAATGGGTTAATCTCGAAAAAAGTACCTTCGTCTAGTAATAATTCAATACGCTCACGAGCTGTTAATTTCCCTTTTTCATGTTGCTTCTCGATGCGCTCATAGCCACCGCCAAGTTCAATTACCGTCTTACGGTCATACAAGTCATTAATTTTGTCGAACATATCCATATTGATCACTTATCCCCTTTTCCACTTTTATCGCATAATTCATATAACACACCGAAAGATGATTTCGGATGCATGAAAGCAACCTCTGCACCACCAGCACCTGGTCCTGGCTCTTCCGATAAAAGACGTACACCTTTTTCACGAAGCTCTGCCATGCGCTCACGAATTCCTGTCACACCGAAAGCTACATGGTGAATACCTTCTCCACGTTTCTCGATGAATCCATGAATAGCACTTTTTTCACTCATCGGTTCTAATAACTCAATTTTTACGTTGCCAGCATCAATAAATGCAACACGAACCTGTTGAGATTCTACCTCTTCCACTTTCAGTAACTTTAAGCCTAAAGTTTCTGTATAATATGTAATGCGTTCATCAAGATCGCGTACCGCAATCCCGATGTGATCTACTTTCTCCATGGTGACATCTCCTTCTGTTATGGTACATAATCTATTTTACAGACTTTTTCGTCAAAACTCTACTACTTGAGAAATTTTTCAGATTTGCTAAACTATTTATAAGAAAAGAAGGAGCGAACGAGCATATGAGTAATAAAAAATTTCAAAAAATCGTTGTTTATACTATGGTCGCAATCATGGTAATTTCATCTCTAGCATTCGGCTTATCAATGCTAGTGTAATGAAAAGCTAGGCGTCCGCATTACTGCGGGCGCTCTTTCTTTACCTTTAACCCCTTGAAAGACTGCTTAATTTCTAAATATCGATCCATTTCCTCTATAAATTGATAGAGTGCCGCTTGCGCTAGAAATTGCTCATGGTTTTTCGGTAAAGGTAATTGGGCGAAATCTCGTTTTACCTGCTCTAACTTCTCTCTAAAATGACTAGCCGTATTTCCTGAATGAACGTGTTTCCCGAGATCTTGTAAAAAGTCAGCAACGATAATTCCCTCTTGTACTATAACAGGAAGTGCCGTTATTTTTGGAAGTACCCTATCTATAATTTCTAGCTGTTGTTCTCGCATATCAAAATACAAATAGTAGTCATTTTTTCGTCTCATAAAATGATTTTCAACATCTTTAAATGCTAGGGATTTCGCATTATTTAATGCTTTGATTGCTTCAATAAT of Lysinibacillus agricola contains these proteins:
- a CDS encoding acyl-CoA carboxylase subunit beta, which gives rise to MDMFDKINDLYDRKTVIELGGGYERIEKQHEKGKLTARERIELLLDEGTFFEINPFITHRTVDFGMDKMEGPGDGVVTGFGKINGRPVYLFSQDFTVFGGALGEMHAKKMATVMDLAAKNGTPFIGINDSGGARIQEGVLSLDGYGHIFYRNAIYSGVIPQISVIMGPCAGGAVYSPAITDFILMVDKTSQMFITGPKVIETVTGEKISAEDLGGSKVNNAVSGNAHFRAPSEEAAIDQIKKLLSYLPQNNKEKAPRQARPEGDDYRPEIVDAVPIETTRPYDVRKVVEQVVDEGSFMEVHSEFAKNVVVAFARIAGESVGLVCNQPKVLAGGLDIDSSDKAARFIRTCDAYNIPIITFEDVSGFFPGVKQEHGGIIRHGAKILYAYSEATVPKITVILRKAYGGAYVALNSKSIGADLVFAWPNAEIAVMGAAGAANIIFAREIAKSEDPEATRAAKIEEYKEKFANPYVAASRGMVDDVIDPRDTRIKLIQGLDMLSNKHETRPEKKHGNIPL
- the mce gene encoding methylmalonyl-CoA epimerase, whose protein sequence is MEKVDHIGIAVRDLDERITYYTETLGLKLLKVEEVESQQVRVAFIDAGNVKIELLEPMSEKSAIHGFIEKRGEGIHHVAFGVTGIRERMAELREKGVRLLSEEPGPGAGGAEVAFMHPKSSFGVLYELCDKSGKGDK
- the prli42 gene encoding stressosome-associated protein Prli42 produces the protein MSNKKFQKIVVYTMVAIMVISSLAFGLSMLV